GAGGTCATCCGGCGCATCATCGGATTCCGCCGGATGCTCTTGAGCGCGACCGGCCTCGCCGCCGCGTTCACGTCGGGCTGGCGCCCCTCGATGACGCTCCTGAGGAACGAGGGCGAGGGCACGGCGATCGGGCCCGAGCCGGCGGACGAGGGCGGCGGCACGGAGGAATCCCGACGGTGAAGAGGATCGACCTCGCGACCCTCGTCGGCCTGTTGCTCGCCATCGGCGGGATCCTCGTCGGGAACTACCTCGAGGGCGGGAAGGTCAGCTCGATCCTCCAGCCGACCGCGGCGTTGATCGTGTTCGGAGGAACCCTCGGCGCCGTCTTCGTGACGTATCCGATGCCGATCCTCGCTCGAGGGCTGAAGGCCGCGATCCAGGTGATCGGGAACCGCTCGACGGACGCTCGCGGCCTCCTGGACGAGATCGTCCGCTACGCCCAGAAGGCCCGCAAGGAGGGGATCATCTCGCTCGA
The genomic region above belongs to Terriglobia bacterium and contains:
- a CDS encoding flagellar FlbD family protein, which gives rise to MIRLSRLNHQEIAINSDLIEYVEAKPDTTVRLVTGDSILVLESVDEVIRRIIGFRRMLLSATGLAAAFTSGWRPSMTLLRNEGEGTAIGPEPADEGGGTEESRR
- a CDS encoding motility protein A; protein product: MKRIDLATLVGLLLAIGGILVGNYLEGGKVSSILQPTAALIVFGGTLGAVFVTYPMPILARGLKAAIQVIGNRSTDARGLLDEIVRYAQKARKEGIISLEGEAQKASDPFLKRAILMAVDGVDSKTMHETLELELQEMDEQGDLS